CGCTGACGGATATTGCCGAAAAAGTGCGCGAAGCGGGGATCCGTAAAACCGCGTTGATTATGGTCGGCGCATTTTTGGGCGAAGAGTATCACTACTCCAAACTCTACGACGCAGGATTCAGCCATGAATACCGCAAGGCCTGAGTCGGTCGCGCTATTTTGCCTGACGCCCGGCGGCGTGGCGCTTGCCCAGCGTCTGCGGTCTGAGTTTGCGCTGGATTGTTTTACCAGCGAAAAACTGCTGCAACCGGGGTTTATTCCCTTCGGCGGCAGCTTTGCGCAAACCGTAGAGCAGGCGTTTAGCCAATATTCTGCGCTGGTGTTTATCGCCGCCACAGGCATTGTGGTGCGCGTCATCGCGCCGCTGGTATGCGACAAAATGCACGACCCGGCGGTGGTGGTTATGGACGAGCGGGCAGAACACGTCATCAGCTTGCTTTCCGGGCATCTGGGCGGCGCGAATGAATTAACCCGCCATCTGGCGGAAATTCTGGACTCCGATCCGGTGATCACAACCGCGACCGATGTTAACCAACTGGCAGCGCTCGATACGCTGGCGGCAAAGCTCGACGCCACCCTGCTCGATTTCCGCCAGACGGTAAAAACCGTCAACCAAATGTTGGTGAGCCAAAAGCGCGTTGGCCTGTGGTGGGATCGCGATTTTGCGGCCCATGCCAAACAATACGACACGCGCGGGTTTATCCCGGTCGATGATCTCGGGGCGCTACCGGCGCTTGACGCGCTGGTCTGCGTCACGCTGCGCGATGTGCTGCCTGCGCAAACTATTCCACTTTTTAAACTGGTGCCTAAGCGCGTAATAGCCGGAATGGGCTGCCGACGCGATACACCATCGCAAACGGTGGCGACATTGTTTAGCCAGCAACTGGCTGCAAATCATTTTGACCCGCTGGCGTTACGCGTCATCGGCAGCGTGACCCTCAAAAAAGATGAACGTGCGCTGCTCGATCTGGCGCAGCACCATCAAGTCCCTTTCGAAGTTTTTAGCGTTGAACAACTTGCCCAACATGAACATCGATTCCCCGCGTCGGAATTTGTGCGTCAAACCGTGGGCGTGGGCAGCGTTTCACAACCGGCTGCGTGGCTTCTGAGCCACGGAAATTTGGTTGGCACGACTCTGCGCGAGCAGGGCGTCACCATTACTTTAGGAGTTATAGACAGATGTTAACGGTAATCGGCATTGGCCCTGGCAGCGAAGCCATGATGACTCAGGAAGCCATTGCTGCCCTGCAAGAA
This genomic window from Buttiauxella gaviniae contains:
- the cbiG gene encoding cobalt-precorrin 5A hydrolase produces the protein MNTARPESVALFCLTPGGVALAQRLRSEFALDCFTSEKLLQPGFIPFGGSFAQTVEQAFSQYSALVFIAATGIVVRVIAPLVCDKMHDPAVVVMDERAEHVISLLSGHLGGANELTRHLAEILDSDPVITTATDVNQLAALDTLAAKLDATLLDFRQTVKTVNQMLVSQKRVGLWWDRDFAAHAKQYDTRGFIPVDDLGALPALDALVCVTLRDVLPAQTIPLFKLVPKRVIAGMGCRRDTPSQTVATLFSQQLAANHFDPLALRVIGSVTLKKDERALLDLAQHHQVPFEVFSVEQLAQHEHRFPASEFVRQTVGVGSVSQPAAWLLSHGNLVGTTLREQGVTITLGVIDRC